One genomic segment of Myripristis murdjan chromosome 20, fMyrMur1.1, whole genome shotgun sequence includes these proteins:
- the yme1l1a gene encoding ATP-dependent zinc metalloprotease YME1L1 isoform X1 has protein sequence MFSLSTSFQPQQMIVPLSQLINALHSLKSSASSAATASVQSLHKDFTSESNPLLKEPTASLRDLGLSEIRVGQLDELVSRLLPTPGPEQPPTAPSVWRTSHISAHTFFQNKHGFSHRRLGVFGSQIFHRQHHSPLKDVCTELQFLPVWVQHRGFKTLRSKTRRMESGYDGPADSDTYTPSFMKGLLLKEKGPEVQSLDQVMKQRSLPETQQEAFKTGFTEGFMRSQAYTQRTQDSLRRTRLILLVLLLVGIYGLSRTPFLSGKGSFSDTVRFRTTSGLDSAVDPIQMKNVTFEHVKGVEEAKNELQDVVEFLKNPQKFTVLGGKLPKGILLVGPPGTGKTLLARAVAGEADVPFYYASGSEFDEMFVGVGASRIRNLFKEAKANAPCVIFIDELDSVGGKRIESPMHPYSRQTINQLLAEMDGFKPNEGVIVIGATNFAEALDNALVRPGRFDMQVTVPRPDVKGRTEILNWYLSKIKVDPDVDAEIIARGTVGFSGAELENLVNQAALKAAVDEKEMVTMKELEFAKDKILMGPERRSVEIDKKNKTITAYHESGHAIVAYYTKDAMPINKATIMPRGPTLGHVSMLPENDRWSETRAQLLAQMDVSMGGRVAEELIFGDDNITTGASSDFDGATKIAKMMVTRFGMSDKLGVMTYTDLSKQSPETQAAIEQEVRALLKDSYERAKNILKTYSKEHKKLADALLTYETLDAKEIQMVLEGKSLDH, from the exons ATGTTTTCACTTTCGACATCGTTTCAGCCACAGCAG ATGATAGTGCCCCTCAGCCAACTCATCAATGCCCTCCACTCTCTGAAGAGCTCAGCCAGCTCTGCAGCCACAGCTTCAGTCCAGAGCCTCCACAAAGACTTCACTTCAGAGAGCAATCCATTACTCAAAGAG CCCACTGCGAGCCTCAGGGACTTGGGCCTGTCAGAGATCAGGGTTGGTCAGCTAGATGAACTGGTCAGCCGGTTACTGCCCACACCAGGACCAGAGCAGCCTCCCACTGCTCCCTCAGTATGGAGGACATCTCACATTTCTGCACACACTTTCTTCCAGAACAAACATG GGTTCTCACACAGAAGGTTGGGGGTTTTTGGCTCACAGATATTCCACAGACAACACCACAGTCCTCTAAAAGATGTTTGCACAGAGCTACAATTCTTGCCAG tATGGGTCCAGCATCGGGGTTTCAAGACCCTTAGGTCAAAGACCAGACGAATGGAGTCTGGTTATGATGGTCCAGCGGATTCAGACACCTACACTCCATCCTTCATGAAG GGATTGCTCCTGAAGGAAAAGGGACCAGAGGTTCAGTCACTGGACCAGGTGATGAAACAGAGGAGCCTTCCAGAGACCCAGCAGGAGGCCTTCAAGACAGGTTTCACCGAAGGCTTCATGAGATCCCAGGCTTACACTCAGAGGACACAAG ACTCGTTGAGGAGGACCAGGTTGATCCTATTGGTCCTCCTCCTTGTTGGCATCTACGGCCTGTCAAGAACCCCGTTTCTATCGGGTAAAGGGTCCTTTTCTGATACtg TGAGGTTCCGCACCACGTCTGGTCTTGACTCGGCAGTAGACCCCATCCAGATGAAGAATGTGACATTTGAGCATGTCAAGGGAGTGGAAGAGGCAAAGAACGAACTTCAAGATGTTGTTGAGTTCCTGAAGAACCCCCAGAAGTTCACCGTTCTGGGTGGAAAGCTACCTAAAG GGATCCTCCTGGTTGGTCCACCAGGAACAGGAAAGACTCTGTTGGCACGTGCTGTGGCTGGGGAGGCTGATGTGCCTTTCTACTATGCTTCTGGATCAGAGTTTGATGAGATGTTTGTGGGTGTTGGTGCGAGCCGTATCAGGAACCTCTTCA AGGAGGCAAAAGCTAATGCTCCTTGTGTAATCTTCATTGATGAGCTGGACAGTGTTGGTGGAAAGAGAATTGAGTCTCCTATGCATCCTTATTCCAGACAAACAATCAACCAGCTGCTTGCTGAAATGGATGG GTTTAAACCAAATGAAGGCGTCATCGTTATTGGTGCTACAAACTTTGCAGAGGCTTTGGATAA TGCTCTGGTGAGGCCAGGAAGGTTTGACATGCAGGTGACAGTCCCTCGTCCGGACGTGAAAGGACGCACTGAAATTCTCAACTGGTACCTGTCCAAGATCAAAGTGGATCCTG ATGTGGATGCGGAGATCATTGCCCGGGGCACAGTGGGCTTCTCAGGGGCGGAGCTGGAGAACCTGGTGAACCAGGCGGCCCTAAAGGCAGCCGTGGATGAGAAAGAGATGGTCACAATGAAGGAGCTGGAGTTTGCCAAGGACAAGATCCTCATGG gccctgagaggaggagtgtagaaattgacaagaaaaataagacCATCACAGCCTATCATGAATCTGGTCACGCCATTGTTGCTTACTACACCAAAGATGCAATGCCCATCAATAAGGCCACCATCATGCCAAGAGGCCCAACTCTCGGTCAT GTTTCCATGCTGCCAGAGAACGACCGCTGGAGCGAGACTCGTGCCCAGCTGCTGGCTCAGATGGACGTCAGCATGGGCGGCCGAGTAGCAGAGGAGCTCATCTTTGGAGATGACAACATCACTACTG GAGCATCCAGCGACTTTGACGGAGCaaccaaaattgcaaaaatgatGGTGACTAGGTTCGGAATGAGTGACAAg ctTGGTGTCATGACCTACACTGACCTCTCCAAGCAGAGCCCCGAGACGCAAGCTGCCATCGAACAGGAAGTGCGAGCTCTACTGAAG GACTCATATGAGCGAGCTAAGAACATCCTGAAGACCTACAGTAAGGAGCACAAGAAGCTAGCCGATGCCCTGCTGACATATGAAACACTGGATGCCAAAGAGATCCAGATGGTGCTGGAGGGCAAATCACTTGACCACTAG
- the yme1l1a gene encoding ATP-dependent zinc metalloprotease YME1L1 isoform X2, protein MFSLSTSFQPQQMIVPLSQLINALHSLKSSASSAATASVQSLHKDFTSESNPLLKEPTASLRDLGLSEIRVGQLDELVSRLLPTPGPEQPPTAPSVWRTSHISAHTFFQNKHGFSHRRLGVFGSQIFHRQHHSPLKDVCTELQFLPVWVQHRGFKTLRSKTRRMESGYDGPADSDTYTPSFMKGLLLKEKGPEVQSLDQVMKQRSLPETQQEAFKTGFTEGFMRSQAYTQRTQDSLRRTRLILLVLLLVGIYGLSRTPFLSVRFRTTSGLDSAVDPIQMKNVTFEHVKGVEEAKNELQDVVEFLKNPQKFTVLGGKLPKGILLVGPPGTGKTLLARAVAGEADVPFYYASGSEFDEMFVGVGASRIRNLFKEAKANAPCVIFIDELDSVGGKRIESPMHPYSRQTINQLLAEMDGFKPNEGVIVIGATNFAEALDNALVRPGRFDMQVTVPRPDVKGRTEILNWYLSKIKVDPDVDAEIIARGTVGFSGAELENLVNQAALKAAVDEKEMVTMKELEFAKDKILMGPERRSVEIDKKNKTITAYHESGHAIVAYYTKDAMPINKATIMPRGPTLGHVSMLPENDRWSETRAQLLAQMDVSMGGRVAEELIFGDDNITTGASSDFDGATKIAKMMVTRFGMSDKLGVMTYTDLSKQSPETQAAIEQEVRALLKDSYERAKNILKTYSKEHKKLADALLTYETLDAKEIQMVLEGKSLDH, encoded by the exons ATGTTTTCACTTTCGACATCGTTTCAGCCACAGCAG ATGATAGTGCCCCTCAGCCAACTCATCAATGCCCTCCACTCTCTGAAGAGCTCAGCCAGCTCTGCAGCCACAGCTTCAGTCCAGAGCCTCCACAAAGACTTCACTTCAGAGAGCAATCCATTACTCAAAGAG CCCACTGCGAGCCTCAGGGACTTGGGCCTGTCAGAGATCAGGGTTGGTCAGCTAGATGAACTGGTCAGCCGGTTACTGCCCACACCAGGACCAGAGCAGCCTCCCACTGCTCCCTCAGTATGGAGGACATCTCACATTTCTGCACACACTTTCTTCCAGAACAAACATG GGTTCTCACACAGAAGGTTGGGGGTTTTTGGCTCACAGATATTCCACAGACAACACCACAGTCCTCTAAAAGATGTTTGCACAGAGCTACAATTCTTGCCAG tATGGGTCCAGCATCGGGGTTTCAAGACCCTTAGGTCAAAGACCAGACGAATGGAGTCTGGTTATGATGGTCCAGCGGATTCAGACACCTACACTCCATCCTTCATGAAG GGATTGCTCCTGAAGGAAAAGGGACCAGAGGTTCAGTCACTGGACCAGGTGATGAAACAGAGGAGCCTTCCAGAGACCCAGCAGGAGGCCTTCAAGACAGGTTTCACCGAAGGCTTCATGAGATCCCAGGCTTACACTCAGAGGACACAAG ACTCGTTGAGGAGGACCAGGTTGATCCTATTGGTCCTCCTCCTTGTTGGCATCTACGGCCTGTCAAGAACCCCGTTTCTATCGG TGAGGTTCCGCACCACGTCTGGTCTTGACTCGGCAGTAGACCCCATCCAGATGAAGAATGTGACATTTGAGCATGTCAAGGGAGTGGAAGAGGCAAAGAACGAACTTCAAGATGTTGTTGAGTTCCTGAAGAACCCCCAGAAGTTCACCGTTCTGGGTGGAAAGCTACCTAAAG GGATCCTCCTGGTTGGTCCACCAGGAACAGGAAAGACTCTGTTGGCACGTGCTGTGGCTGGGGAGGCTGATGTGCCTTTCTACTATGCTTCTGGATCAGAGTTTGATGAGATGTTTGTGGGTGTTGGTGCGAGCCGTATCAGGAACCTCTTCA AGGAGGCAAAAGCTAATGCTCCTTGTGTAATCTTCATTGATGAGCTGGACAGTGTTGGTGGAAAGAGAATTGAGTCTCCTATGCATCCTTATTCCAGACAAACAATCAACCAGCTGCTTGCTGAAATGGATGG GTTTAAACCAAATGAAGGCGTCATCGTTATTGGTGCTACAAACTTTGCAGAGGCTTTGGATAA TGCTCTGGTGAGGCCAGGAAGGTTTGACATGCAGGTGACAGTCCCTCGTCCGGACGTGAAAGGACGCACTGAAATTCTCAACTGGTACCTGTCCAAGATCAAAGTGGATCCTG ATGTGGATGCGGAGATCATTGCCCGGGGCACAGTGGGCTTCTCAGGGGCGGAGCTGGAGAACCTGGTGAACCAGGCGGCCCTAAAGGCAGCCGTGGATGAGAAAGAGATGGTCACAATGAAGGAGCTGGAGTTTGCCAAGGACAAGATCCTCATGG gccctgagaggaggagtgtagaaattgacaagaaaaataagacCATCACAGCCTATCATGAATCTGGTCACGCCATTGTTGCTTACTACACCAAAGATGCAATGCCCATCAATAAGGCCACCATCATGCCAAGAGGCCCAACTCTCGGTCAT GTTTCCATGCTGCCAGAGAACGACCGCTGGAGCGAGACTCGTGCCCAGCTGCTGGCTCAGATGGACGTCAGCATGGGCGGCCGAGTAGCAGAGGAGCTCATCTTTGGAGATGACAACATCACTACTG GAGCATCCAGCGACTTTGACGGAGCaaccaaaattgcaaaaatgatGGTGACTAGGTTCGGAATGAGTGACAAg ctTGGTGTCATGACCTACACTGACCTCTCCAAGCAGAGCCCCGAGACGCAAGCTGCCATCGAACAGGAAGTGCGAGCTCTACTGAAG GACTCATATGAGCGAGCTAAGAACATCCTGAAGACCTACAGTAAGGAGCACAAGAAGCTAGCCGATGCCCTGCTGACATATGAAACACTGGATGCCAAAGAGATCCAGATGGTGCTGGAGGGCAAATCACTTGACCACTAG